One genomic region from Bactrocera tryoni isolate S06 chromosome 3, CSIRO_BtryS06_freeze2, whole genome shotgun sequence encodes:
- the LOC120771710 gene encoding damage-control phosphatase ARMT1-like isoform X2 — protein MSSSTSKAPSTEFDAKYGILNLNTPPRSPMCGRYKQSFAYYTLRSRLPVTLTSIIDSITKDKDELISKYGEDSREEIKNIIGSISKLKYQLQTDKALEPFEEPDIEIWNSFIQNMDEENNSFFKTCWLYAECYMYRRLSSFFENSKTLKSFDYFAKQKQNALINSVVCIEEILNVLQGIEITYDSFRLMIKLNLWGNRCDLSITSGKQVQLGNNPFDLIRSFDNKILIDNSKSVFECLKSTNSNKPAVVEFVCDNAGYELFTDFVLADYLIKSKLVEKVRFNLKAIPWFVSDATINDLNWTLYYLQNHSIPILKQYGERWQELLNHKKFEIAPLDYFWTSPYEYYRMCNINPELYQKLSESRLVIFKGDLNYRKLIGDFSWSCTEQFITCLRGFLPTDFVSLRTVKADLICGLLEGQAEKVFELDQNWMTTGEYGTIQFISKPTIYDKAAITSSLSME, from the exons ATGTCCAGTTCTACTTCCAAGGCGCCTTCGACAGAATTTGACGCCAAATatggtattttaaatttaaatacccCTCCACGCTCTCCAATGTGTGGCCGCTATAAAca GAGTTTCGCCTATTATACTTTGCGCTCGCGACTACCAGTAACACTTACAAGTATAATTGACAGTATAACAAAAGATAAGGATGAGCTGATATCAAAGTACGGTGAG GATTCGcgagaagaaattaaaaatattattggttCCATATCAAAATTAAAGTACCAACTTCAAACTGATAAAGCTCTTGAGCCTTTTGAGG AACCTGATATAGAAATTTGGAACAGCTTTATACAAAATATGGACGAAGAGAacaatagtttttttaaaacttgCTGGCTTTACGCTGAGTGTTATATGTATCGCCGATTATCATCATTTTTCGAAAACTCtaaaactttaaaaagttttgaCTATTTTgctaagcaaaaacaaaatgctcTCATTAATTCAGTTGTATGCATTGAGGAAATTCTGAATGTTCTTCAAGGTATTGAAATCACTTATGATTCATTTCGACTGATGATTAAg ctTAATTTGTGGGGCAATCGCTGTGATCTATCTATTACATCTGGAAAGCAGGTTCAACTTGGTAACAACCCTTTTGATCTTATACGAAGCTTTGACAATAAAATTCTCATCGATAACTCGAAGTCGGTTTTTGAATGTCTAAAGTCCACAAATAGTAATAAACCAGCTGTTGTGGAATTCGTATGTGACAATGCTGGATATGAACTTTTCACTGATTTTGTCCTTGCTGattatttgataaaaagtaaattagtggaaaaagttcgttttaatttaaaagctaTTCCTTGGTTCGTTTCCGATGCTACAATAAACGATTTAAATTGGACATTGTACTATCTTCAAAATCACTCTATacctattttaaaacaatatggGGAAAGATGGCAAGAACTTCTGAaccataaaaaatttgaaatcgcTCCATTGGATTATTTTTGGACAAGCCCTTATGAATACTATAG AATGTGCAACATTAACCCTGAATTATATCAGAAATTATCGGAATCCCGTCTGGTTATTTTTAAGGGAGATCTTAACTACAGAAAACTAATTGGGGATTTTTCATGGAGCTGTACGGAACAATTTATAACATGTTTAAGAG GCTTTCTGCCAACGGATTTTGTAAGCTTAAGAACCGTAAAAGCTGATTTGATTTGTGGCCTATTAGAAGGACAAGCTGAAAAGGTATTTGAACTTGATCAAAACTGGATGACAACTGGAGAGTATGGCACTATACAATTTATAAGTAAACCAACCATTTATGACAAAGCAGCCATAACAAGTTCTTTAAGTATGGAGTAA
- the LOC120771712 gene encoding damage-control phosphatase ARMT1-like isoform X1 → MASEVLCKPDPSYIMDIKTPRHNFLSARYKQSFAYKTMKFRLPQILQNTIGDITNNCENIIAEFGEVMRNDILTIVDKILQLKCILENDHVMETFEGIDGDKRLWNSFLNDLDDDSNTFFKACWLYSECYIYRRLYYFFENHKVLKAYDYFSQNKQNAFVISVEPMLEIIHGLESMKTCISDDNLQILLKLNLWGNRCDLSISSGKEVKLNGNPFELVKNLDKRVIIDESSQVIEILKSADRRNDIVIEFICDNAGYELFTDFILADYLIESKLADKVRFNLKAIPWFISDATINDFRWSLQFMKDHATPVLREYGKKWQKFVVENKFEVANINNFWTSPYEYYRMSEIDPDLYKRLSISHLVIFKGDLNYRKLISDFSWDFTESFDTCLRGFLPTNICSLRTVKADVICGLLEGQSDILEKESKDWMITGEYGTIQCANKIKYLNDT, encoded by the exons ATGGCAAGTGAAGTTTTATGTAAACCGGACCCGTCATACATCATGGATATTAAAACTCCAAGGCACAATTTTCTTTCGGCTCGTTATAAACA AAGTTTTGCctataaaacaatgaaattcCGATTGCCGCAAATACTACAAAATACTATTGGAGACATAACAAATAACTGTGAAAATATAATCGCTGAGTTTGGAGAG gTAATGCGAAATGACATCCTTACTATTGTAGACAAgattttacaattaaaatgtATACTGGAAAACGATCACGTCATGGAAACATTTGAGGGAATCG ATGGTGACAAGAGGCTTTGGAATAGTTTTCTTAACGACCTGGACGATGActcaaacacattttttaaagcaTGTTGGCTATATTCTGAATGCTATATATACCGACGTTTATATTACTTCTTTGAAAATCATAAAGTACTTAAAGCATACGActatttttcacaaaacaagcaaaatgcCTTTGTAATTAGCGTAGAACCAATGCTTGAAATTATTCATGGTCTTGAAAGCATGAAAACCTGTATATCCGAtgataatttacaaattttattgaag CTCAATTTATGGGGAAACCGCTGTGATTTGTCCATATCTTCGGGTAAAGAAGTAAAACTTAATGGAAATCCATTCGAACTTGTTAAAAACTTGGATAAAAGAGTCATTATTGACGAAAGCTCTCAagttattgaaattttgaaatcagCAGACCGGCGAAATGACAttgttattgaatttatttgtgaTAATGCTGGTTATGAACTTTTTACCGATTTCATACTCGCCGACTATTTAATCGAAAGTAAATTAGCTGACAAAGTTCGATTTAACTTAAAAGCTATACCTTGGTTTATATCAGATGCAACTATCAATGACTTTCGTTGGAGTTTACAATTTATGAAGGATCATGCAACGCCTGTTTTACGAGAGTATggaaaaaaatggcaaaagtttgttgtagaaaataaattcgaagtggctaatattaataatttctggACAAGTCCCTATGAATATTATAG GATGTCTGAAATTGATCCAGATTTGTATAAAAGGCTTTCTATATCACATTTAGTAATTTTCAAAGGCGATCTTAACTACCGAAAACTTATCAGCGACTTCTCCTGGGATTTCACAGAATCATTTGATACATGTCTGAGag GTTTTCTGCCGACAAATATTTGCAGTTTACGTACAGTTAAAGCTGATGTGATATGTGGACTTTTAGAAGGGCAATCcgatattttagaaaaagaaaGTAAGGATTGGATGATAACTGGTGAATATGGCACTATACAATGtgcaaacaaaatcaaatatttaaatgacacGTAA
- the LOC120771712 gene encoding damage-control phosphatase ARMT1-like isoform X2 gives MASEVLCKPDPSYIMDIKTPRHNFLSARYKHFAYKTMKFRLPQILQNTIGDITNNCENIIAEFGEVMRNDILTIVDKILQLKCILENDHVMETFEGIDGDKRLWNSFLNDLDDDSNTFFKACWLYSECYIYRRLYYFFENHKVLKAYDYFSQNKQNAFVISVEPMLEIIHGLESMKTCISDDNLQILLKLNLWGNRCDLSISSGKEVKLNGNPFELVKNLDKRVIIDESSQVIEILKSADRRNDIVIEFICDNAGYELFTDFILADYLIESKLADKVRFNLKAIPWFISDATINDFRWSLQFMKDHATPVLREYGKKWQKFVVENKFEVANINNFWTSPYEYYRMSEIDPDLYKRLSISHLVIFKGDLNYRKLISDFSWDFTESFDTCLRGFLPTNICSLRTVKADVICGLLEGQSDILEKESKDWMITGEYGTIQCANKIKYLNDT, from the exons ATGGCAAGTGAAGTTTTATGTAAACCGGACCCGTCATACATCATGGATATTAAAACTCCAAGGCACAATTTTCTTTCGGCTCGTTATAAACA TTTTGCctataaaacaatgaaattcCGATTGCCGCAAATACTACAAAATACTATTGGAGACATAACAAATAACTGTGAAAATATAATCGCTGAGTTTGGAGAG gTAATGCGAAATGACATCCTTACTATTGTAGACAAgattttacaattaaaatgtATACTGGAAAACGATCACGTCATGGAAACATTTGAGGGAATCG ATGGTGACAAGAGGCTTTGGAATAGTTTTCTTAACGACCTGGACGATGActcaaacacattttttaaagcaTGTTGGCTATATTCTGAATGCTATATATACCGACGTTTATATTACTTCTTTGAAAATCATAAAGTACTTAAAGCATACGActatttttcacaaaacaagcaaaatgcCTTTGTAATTAGCGTAGAACCAATGCTTGAAATTATTCATGGTCTTGAAAGCATGAAAACCTGTATATCCGAtgataatttacaaattttattgaag CTCAATTTATGGGGAAACCGCTGTGATTTGTCCATATCTTCGGGTAAAGAAGTAAAACTTAATGGAAATCCATTCGAACTTGTTAAAAACTTGGATAAAAGAGTCATTATTGACGAAAGCTCTCAagttattgaaattttgaaatcagCAGACCGGCGAAATGACAttgttattgaatttatttgtgaTAATGCTGGTTATGAACTTTTTACCGATTTCATACTCGCCGACTATTTAATCGAAAGTAAATTAGCTGACAAAGTTCGATTTAACTTAAAAGCTATACCTTGGTTTATATCAGATGCAACTATCAATGACTTTCGTTGGAGTTTACAATTTATGAAGGATCATGCAACGCCTGTTTTACGAGAGTATggaaaaaaatggcaaaagtttgttgtagaaaataaattcgaagtggctaatattaataatttctggACAAGTCCCTATGAATATTATAG GATGTCTGAAATTGATCCAGATTTGTATAAAAGGCTTTCTATATCACATTTAGTAATTTTCAAAGGCGATCTTAACTACCGAAAACTTATCAGCGACTTCTCCTGGGATTTCACAGAATCATTTGATACATGTCTGAGag GTTTTCTGCCGACAAATATTTGCAGTTTACGTACAGTTAAAGCTGATGTGATATGTGGACTTTTAGAAGGGCAATCcgatattttagaaaaagaaaGTAAGGATTGGATGATAACTGGTGAATATGGCACTATACAATGtgcaaacaaaatcaaatatttaaatgacacGTAA
- the LOC120771710 gene encoding damage-control phosphatase ARMT1-like isoform X1 — protein sequence MSSSTSKAPSTEFDAKYGILNLNTPPRSPMCGRYKQSFAYYTLRSRLPVTLTSIIDSITKDKDELISKYGEDSREEIKNIIGSISKLKYQLQTDKALEPFEGNEPDIEIWNSFIQNMDEENNSFFKTCWLYAECYMYRRLSSFFENSKTLKSFDYFAKQKQNALINSVVCIEEILNVLQGIEITYDSFRLMIKLNLWGNRCDLSITSGKQVQLGNNPFDLIRSFDNKILIDNSKSVFECLKSTNSNKPAVVEFVCDNAGYELFTDFVLADYLIKSKLVEKVRFNLKAIPWFVSDATINDLNWTLYYLQNHSIPILKQYGERWQELLNHKKFEIAPLDYFWTSPYEYYRMCNINPELYQKLSESRLVIFKGDLNYRKLIGDFSWSCTEQFITCLRGFLPTDFVSLRTVKADLICGLLEGQAEKVFELDQNWMTTGEYGTIQFISKPTIYDKAAITSSLSME from the exons ATGTCCAGTTCTACTTCCAAGGCGCCTTCGACAGAATTTGACGCCAAATatggtattttaaatttaaatacccCTCCACGCTCTCCAATGTGTGGCCGCTATAAAca GAGTTTCGCCTATTATACTTTGCGCTCGCGACTACCAGTAACACTTACAAGTATAATTGACAGTATAACAAAAGATAAGGATGAGCTGATATCAAAGTACGGTGAG GATTCGcgagaagaaattaaaaatattattggttCCATATCAAAATTAAAGTACCAACTTCAAACTGATAAAGCTCTTGAGCCTTTTGAGGGTAATG AACCTGATATAGAAATTTGGAACAGCTTTATACAAAATATGGACGAAGAGAacaatagtttttttaaaacttgCTGGCTTTACGCTGAGTGTTATATGTATCGCCGATTATCATCATTTTTCGAAAACTCtaaaactttaaaaagttttgaCTATTTTgctaagcaaaaacaaaatgctcTCATTAATTCAGTTGTATGCATTGAGGAAATTCTGAATGTTCTTCAAGGTATTGAAATCACTTATGATTCATTTCGACTGATGATTAAg ctTAATTTGTGGGGCAATCGCTGTGATCTATCTATTACATCTGGAAAGCAGGTTCAACTTGGTAACAACCCTTTTGATCTTATACGAAGCTTTGACAATAAAATTCTCATCGATAACTCGAAGTCGGTTTTTGAATGTCTAAAGTCCACAAATAGTAATAAACCAGCTGTTGTGGAATTCGTATGTGACAATGCTGGATATGAACTTTTCACTGATTTTGTCCTTGCTGattatttgataaaaagtaaattagtggaaaaagttcgttttaatttaaaagctaTTCCTTGGTTCGTTTCCGATGCTACAATAAACGATTTAAATTGGACATTGTACTATCTTCAAAATCACTCTATacctattttaaaacaatatggGGAAAGATGGCAAGAACTTCTGAaccataaaaaatttgaaatcgcTCCATTGGATTATTTTTGGACAAGCCCTTATGAATACTATAG AATGTGCAACATTAACCCTGAATTATATCAGAAATTATCGGAATCCCGTCTGGTTATTTTTAAGGGAGATCTTAACTACAGAAAACTAATTGGGGATTTTTCATGGAGCTGTACGGAACAATTTATAACATGTTTAAGAG GCTTTCTGCCAACGGATTTTGTAAGCTTAAGAACCGTAAAAGCTGATTTGATTTGTGGCCTATTAGAAGGACAAGCTGAAAAGGTATTTGAACTTGATCAAAACTGGATGACAACTGGAGAGTATGGCACTATACAATTTATAAGTAAACCAACCATTTATGACAAAGCAGCCATAACAAGTTCTTTAAGTATGGAGTAA